In Selenomonas sp. TAMA-11512, a genomic segment contains:
- the lptB gene encoding LPS export ABC transporter ATP-binding protein, producing the protein MHIEAKNLVKTFKDRSVVDRVSLRVEKGEIVGLLGPNGAGKTTTFYMIIGLEQPTSGEVRISDVRIDDMPMYRRARLGIGYLAQEASIFRKMTVEDNLRSILETSSLSPAEVDIKIDELLEEFHVSHVKKRLGTQLSGGERRRVEIARCLAIEPQFILLDEPFAGVDPIAVADIQEIIAYLKQRGIGILITDHNVRETLHIVDRAYIMNEGRILLEGDSETIANSEVARKFYLGEKFTL; encoded by the coding sequence TTGCATATAGAAGCGAAAAACCTAGTCAAAACATTTAAAGACCGATCTGTCGTGGATCGTGTATCTTTGCGTGTGGAGAAGGGGGAGATTGTCGGACTGCTTGGACCGAACGGGGCAGGGAAGACAACGACCTTTTACATGATTATCGGACTGGAGCAGCCGACCTCCGGAGAGGTTCGCATCTCCGATGTGCGCATCGATGATATGCCTATGTATCGACGCGCGCGCCTGGGGATCGGATACCTCGCGCAGGAGGCATCCATCTTCCGCAAGATGACGGTCGAGGACAATCTGCGGTCGATTTTAGAGACATCCTCTCTGTCACCGGCGGAAGTGGATATCAAAATCGATGAGCTCTTGGAGGAATTTCACGTCAGTCATGTTAAGAAACGCCTGGGAACGCAGCTTTCCGGCGGTGAGAGGCGGCGTGTCGAGATCGCACGGTGTCTCGCTATCGAGCCTCAGTTTATACTGCTGGATGAGCCGTTTGCCGGTGTTGACCCGATTGCCGTTGCAGATATTCAGGAGATCATCGCCTATCTGAAACAGCGCGGTATAGGCATACTTATCACGGATCACAATGTACGCGAGACGCTGCACATCGTGGATCGTGCATACATCATGAACGAGGGACGGATTTTGCTGGAGGGTGACAGTGAGACGATTGCCAACAGTGAGGTCGCACGCAAATTCTATTTGGGCGAAAAGTTTACGCTATAG
- a CDS encoding DUF3084 domain-containing protein, giving the protein MYGIILILVLVISGGLIAVIGDRLGSKIGKKRFSIFGWRPRDTATFITISTGVLITSVTFLLLSLASDNVRTALFGMEQLNQTMQATEERLRLASDDLAAARLAQERMDQALKEADADVKTLQGEAESLRSGNDALRSENAKLIANNQELIAFNDDLVAQNAVLTESSQKLTADNADLERQTNMLRQGLATLREGSIAFQSGEVIASGVIRAGGTEQDVMTALSSLAQLANRNVSARLGRSSSDQEIWIYSPEYDAAVEHIKTSQTDMIVRIVAAGNLLRGEAIRTKLELYPNSIIYRKDEFIISDVYRMAGGSEKAAEETVMDFLQRVNKAAAARGILPDPIRGSVGVMEGDQFYGVVQALTPIEGRIRLSAYAQSDTDAAGPLRLNLALEKE; this is encoded by the coding sequence ATGTATGGCATTATACTGATCTTGGTGTTGGTCATCAGCGGCGGACTCATCGCTGTCATTGGCGATCGGCTGGGCTCTAAGATCGGAAAGAAGCGATTTTCCATCTTTGGCTGGCGGCCGCGGGATACGGCAACGTTTATCACGATTAGCACGGGTGTACTGATCACAAGTGTCACCTTTCTGCTGCTTTCCTTAGCTTCGGATAATGTTCGGACAGCGCTTTTCGGCATGGAACAGCTCAATCAGACGATGCAGGCGACAGAGGAGCGGCTGCGGCTGGCATCGGATGATCTGGCTGCCGCTCGCCTGGCGCAGGAGCGAATGGATCAGGCACTCAAAGAGGCTGACGCGGACGTAAAGACACTGCAAGGGGAAGCCGAAAGCCTAAGGAGCGGCAACGATGCGCTTCGAAGTGAAAACGCGAAGCTCATTGCCAACAATCAGGAACTCATCGCATTTAATGACGATCTTGTCGCACAGAACGCCGTACTGACAGAGAGCAGTCAGAAGTTAACCGCGGACAATGCGGATCTGGAGAGGCAGACAAATATGCTTCGTCAGGGCCTCGCAACGCTGCGTGAAGGCTCCATTGCATTCCAGTCCGGGGAGGTCATAGCCAGCGGCGTCATCCGAGCGGGAGGAACGGAACAGGATGTCATGACGGCGCTTTCTTCCTTGGCGCAGCTGGCAAATCGCAATGTATCTGCCAGACTTGGGAGAAGCTCTTCCGATCAGGAGATTTGGATTTATTCGCCGGAGTATGACGCTGCCGTCGAGCATATAAAAACGAGCCAGACGGATATGATTGTCCGCATCGTTGCCGCGGGAAATCTGCTTCGCGGCGAAGCGATTCGCACAAAATTGGAACTGTATCCGAACAGCATCATCTACCGCAAGGATGAATTTATCATCAGCGATGTGTATCGCATGGCCGGAGGCAGTGAAAAGGCTGCGGAAGAGACCGTCATGGACTTCCTGCAGCGGGTGAACAAGGCAGCTGCCGCGCGCGGCATTCTGCCGGATCCGATTCGCGGATCGGTAGGTGTGATGGAGGGCGATCAATTCTATGGTGTCGTGCAGGCGCTCACGCCGATTGAAGGCAGGATACGCCTTTCCGCTTACGCGCAGAGCGACACGGATGCGGCAGGGCCGCTTCGATTGAACCTCGCCCTGGAGAAAGAATGA
- a CDS encoding HAD hydrolase family protein, whose protein sequence is MQETMENTSLYTRAAKVRMVILDVDGVLTDGGIYIAASGELYKPFNVRDGLGIRLWEKAGGRTAIITGRSSEIMAFRAKELEIQDVYMGSLDKRAAYDELKEKCQLQDAEIAYIGDDLIDMPIMVQTGFPVAVGDAVDEVKAIAALVTKSTGGHGAVRETLELILRAQGKWNSIVESFQRPAGRISGLGQ, encoded by the coding sequence ATGCAAGAGACAATGGAAAATACCTCGCTCTATACGAGAGCAGCGAAGGTCCGCATGGTGATCCTGGATGTGGACGGCGTCCTAACCGACGGAGGCATATACATCGCCGCTTCCGGTGAGCTGTATAAGCCCTTCAATGTGCGTGACGGTCTGGGGATACGCCTTTGGGAAAAAGCGGGAGGAAGGACTGCCATCATCACGGGAAGGTCTTCTGAAATTATGGCCTTTCGCGCGAAGGAGTTAGAGATTCAAGATGTGTATATGGGCAGTCTGGATAAGCGGGCCGCCTATGATGAATTAAAGGAAAAGTGTCAGCTGCAGGATGCGGAGATTGCCTATATCGGTGATGACCTGATTGATATGCCCATCATGGTACAGACCGGTTTTCCTGTTGCTGTCGGGGATGCCGTCGACGAGGTCAAGGCGATCGCCGCGCTCGTTACGAAATCGACCGGTGGACACGGTGCTGTGCGTGAGACTTTGGAGCTCATTCTTCGCGCACAGGGGAAATGGAATTCTATCGTAGAAAGCTTTCAAAGACCCGCAGGACGCATCTCCGGTTTGGGGCAGTAG
- a CDS encoding lysophospholipid acyltransferase family protein translates to MLYRTLMCLSACLSALPHAFVLFLGRILGNLYYLLIKKQRNRAIAQMMSALQISQDEAEHLVRLSFINLAQNMLEIMCLPKLNKDNFQNYVEMVHLERLRDALAEGHGVVVLTGHIGTWEWLSASLALADIPVTAIAKPQPNEQYTRALNDLRATVGVEIFSRGTSELLAAGRALKAGKILGFLADQDAGPGGAFIDFLGKTASTPMGPAVFSRKFSAPVVPIFIIRQKNGRHKLEVHEPMRYVDTGNADEDLYRFTKEMTQLLERVIRENPTQWIWFQKRWNTPPDARKEKHHVVKTDTK, encoded by the coding sequence ATGCTATATCGTACGCTGATGTGCCTGAGCGCTTGTCTAAGCGCTCTGCCGCATGCCTTCGTGCTGTTTCTCGGAAGGATACTTGGCAATTTATACTATTTATTGATAAAGAAGCAGCGCAATCGAGCGATTGCGCAGATGATGTCCGCCTTGCAGATTTCACAGGACGAAGCAGAGCATCTTGTGCGACTCTCCTTTATCAATCTGGCGCAGAATATGCTGGAAATCATGTGCCTGCCGAAGCTCAATAAGGATAATTTTCAAAACTACGTAGAGATGGTGCATCTTGAGCGCTTGAGGGACGCTTTGGCGGAAGGGCATGGCGTTGTTGTTCTCACGGGACACATCGGGACGTGGGAGTGGCTGTCCGCATCTCTGGCATTGGCCGATATCCCGGTGACGGCGATTGCGAAGCCGCAGCCGAATGAGCAGTATACAAGGGCTTTGAACGATCTTCGGGCAACGGTCGGTGTGGAAATTTTTTCGCGCGGCACGAGCGAGTTGCTCGCTGCGGGGCGTGCGCTGAAAGCAGGAAAGATACTGGGGTTCTTAGCGGATCAGGATGCCGGCCCGGGCGGCGCTTTTATCGATTTTTTAGGGAAGACCGCATCAACCCCGATGGGACCGGCCGTCTTTTCCCGCAAGTTCAGTGCGCCGGTGGTTCCCATTTTCATTATTCGTCAGAAAAACGGGCGACATAAGCTGGAGGTTCATGAGCCGATGCGCTATGTGGACACGGGGAACGCGGATGAAGATCTCTACCGCTTTACGAAAGAAATGACGCAGCTGTTGGAACGTGTTATCCGAGAGAATCCGACGCAGTGGATCTGGTTTCAAAAGCGATGGAACACGCCGCCGGATGCGCGCAAGGAAAAGCATCATGTCGTAAAGACGGATACAAAATAA
- a CDS encoding LptA/OstA family protein, with protein MKNRWILAVALGCLAFHPLSVSMGAPEKNNSAQSALRGDSVSYDSTTGVLEAEGDVLLTQGETSIAGQKAKYNTKTRQGEIHGNVIAVREDLRMTSESAAIDGDNLSATGSVHAVQRDMTLKADIVRTAGKNRYLAEGNVYGTQADKTFAGPVIDYDQAGNYVLAASGGTITSVDGTFSANHMEGWFSESRYKGVGNAHIVSPSRNFEGGGDVADYYGQADATGRARCILDGNAWAYQDNNFVSGNHLTLYLSNNTPVVENK; from the coding sequence ATGAAAAACAGATGGATACTGGCCGTGGCTTTAGGATGTTTGGCGTTTCATCCCCTGTCTGTCTCTATGGGGGCTCCGGAGAAAAATAATTCCGCGCAGTCGGCATTGCGCGGGGACAGCGTTTCCTATGACAGTACTACGGGCGTACTGGAAGCCGAAGGAGATGTACTCTTGACCCAAGGGGAAACAAGCATAGCGGGACAAAAGGCGAAGTACAACACGAAAACGCGTCAAGGGGAAATTCACGGAAATGTTATCGCTGTCCGTGAGGATTTGCGTATGACATCGGAATCTGCCGCCATTGATGGAGATAATCTGTCGGCTACGGGAAGCGTACATGCTGTGCAGCGAGATATGACGCTCAAGGCGGATATCGTACGCACGGCGGGAAAAAATCGCTATCTCGCTGAGGGCAATGTATACGGTACGCAGGCGGATAAAACCTTCGCAGGACCTGTCATTGATTACGATCAGGCGGGAAACTATGTATTGGCGGCCTCCGGAGGAACGATTACCTCTGTCGACGGCACGTTTTCCGCCAATCATATGGAGGGATGGTTCAGCGAGTCGCGTTACAAGGGCGTTGGAAATGCGCACATCGTCAGCCCGTCAAGAAACTTTGAAGGCGGCGGCGATGTCGCGGATTACTATGGACAGGCGGACGCCACGGGGCGGGCGCGCTGCATTCTGGACGGCAATGCATGGGCGTATCAGGATAACAACTTTGTCTCCGGAAATCATTTGACACTCTATTTGAGCAACAACACACCTGTTGTGGAGAACAAGTAA
- a CDS encoding insulinase family protein: MELQELKHGFRLLEKKEIAEIDATAYTFSHEKTGARLLYLATEDDNKVFSISFRTPPEDDTGAAHIVEHSVLCGSRKYPLKEPFVELVKGSLNTFLNAMTFPDKTMYPVASRNDKDFKNLMDVYLDAVFYPAMREQKEILMQEGWRYEIEHPEEPLRYSGVVFNEMKGALSSPEDLLENHTMRMLFPDTPYAKESGGNPDAIPALTYEDFTAFHSRYYHPSNSYIFLYGAMDIEERLAYLDREYLSAFDAIEPNSAIAYQPAFSAPKQLEEVYPIGEEEEPAGKTFLSLSMVTGRTGETETNLAMSVLTHTLLQTEAAPLRKALVDAELGMDVVSVYEDGIQEPYLSITIPGSDPEKADRFCEVVETTLKKITAEGLDASLLEASLNVLEFKLREADFGTYPKGLIYNIKLMGTWLYDGDPTVNLFYEDLLAKLREEIQTGYFEKLIEEKILKNNHRVRITLKPDRQYANRKAKALEEELAAVKSRLSAAEVEEIIELNRALKKRQQEEETPEALATIPLLSRSDIKREVEKLPLDVRALDGNKVLFSDEATHKIAYLTLYFGVKHIAQEELPYLYLIEELIGAVHTKESDYGTLSKRMNLHTGGIKYDLTANTRSDEPTSFWPFFKIKAKALVGKLPQLFELLTEILTESRFDDKKRVKELVVQAISSIEMSMLRSSQQVMAGRLASYILPSAAYNEAGGLPFYKFLKELNENFDSRFDELRDKLTNLLPLIFHQENLMYGVTLREKYYESFLRAAKPFQEALPSADYREAAYHFPLEAKNEGLTSSSRVQYVGKAANYRKLGYTYTGSMRVLETILRYDYFWTKIRVQGGAYGAFTQFTKSGILLFGSYRDPNLTETLQTFDATSDYLKTFDVSEREMDKFVIGTMSGVDMPLTPQMRGARAQESYLLGVTEEERQKTRDEILAACQADIRALAPLVEDSMAENNMCVFGNEVVLKEHAELFGTLVPVMS; encoded by the coding sequence ATGGAACTACAGGAGTTGAAGCATGGCTTTCGACTGTTAGAGAAAAAGGAGATCGCTGAAATTGACGCCACGGCATATACGTTTTCCCATGAAAAGACGGGAGCGCGACTTCTCTATTTGGCGACGGAAGATGACAATAAGGTGTTTTCCATTTCCTTTCGGACACCGCCCGAAGATGATACAGGTGCAGCGCATATCGTCGAGCACTCGGTTCTCTGCGGCTCGCGAAAGTATCCTCTAAAGGAACCCTTTGTGGAGTTGGTGAAAGGATCGCTCAACACATTTTTGAACGCGATGACCTTCCCCGATAAGACCATGTATCCTGTAGCCAGCCGAAATGATAAAGACTTCAAGAACCTGATGGATGTCTATTTGGATGCCGTATTCTACCCGGCCATGCGCGAGCAGAAGGAAATCCTTATGCAGGAGGGCTGGCGCTACGAGATTGAACATCCGGAGGAGCCGCTTCGCTACAGCGGTGTCGTATTCAATGAGATGAAGGGCGCGTTATCCTCGCCGGAAGATCTGCTGGAAAATCATACGATGCGGATGCTCTTCCCCGATACACCGTACGCCAAGGAATCGGGCGGCAATCCGGATGCGATTCCCGCCCTGACATACGAGGACTTTACAGCGTTCCACAGTCGATACTATCATCCATCGAACAGCTACATATTCCTATACGGTGCGATGGACATCGAGGAACGTCTCGCATATCTGGATCGTGAATACCTATCGGCGTTTGACGCTATCGAGCCGAATTCTGCCATCGCCTATCAGCCCGCTTTTTCGGCACCGAAGCAGCTGGAAGAAGTCTACCCCATCGGGGAAGAAGAGGAACCCGCCGGCAAGACGTTCCTGTCACTTTCCATGGTTACAGGCAGGACAGGGGAGACAGAGACCAATCTCGCGATGTCGGTTCTGACGCACACTCTGCTGCAGACAGAGGCGGCGCCGCTTCGCAAGGCGCTTGTTGATGCGGAGTTGGGCATGGATGTGGTATCTGTCTATGAAGATGGCATCCAAGAGCCTTATCTGAGTATTACAATTCCCGGAAGCGATCCGGAGAAGGCAGATCGATTCTGCGAAGTCGTAGAGACGACGCTGAAGAAAATCACAGCCGAGGGGCTCGATGCATCGCTTTTAGAGGCATCCTTAAACGTCCTGGAGTTTAAGCTGCGAGAGGCGGACTTCGGAACATATCCGAAGGGTCTCATATACAACATCAAGCTCATGGGAACATGGCTTTATGACGGCGATCCGACGGTAAATCTCTTCTATGAGGACTTGCTTGCGAAGCTGCGCGAGGAGATTCAGACCGGCTACTTTGAGAAACTCATCGAGGAGAAAATTCTCAAGAACAATCACAGAGTGCGCATCACGTTAAAGCCTGACCGGCAGTATGCGAATCGGAAAGCAAAGGCGCTGGAAGAAGAGCTTGCCGCGGTCAAGAGCCGATTGAGCGCAGCCGAGGTAGAGGAGATCATTGAGCTCAACCGTGCCCTCAAGAAGCGCCAGCAGGAAGAAGAGACGCCGGAGGCATTGGCAACGATTCCGCTTCTTTCCCGATCGGACATCAAGCGCGAGGTGGAGAAGCTGCCGCTCGATGTGCGCGCTTTAGACGGAAACAAAGTGCTCTTCAGTGACGAGGCGACGCATAAAATCGCGTACCTGACCTTGTACTTCGGGGTAAAGCACATCGCGCAGGAAGAGCTTCCATATCTTTATCTCATCGAGGAGCTTATCGGCGCAGTCCATACGAAAGAGAGCGACTACGGTACTCTGTCGAAGCGCATGAACCTCCATACAGGCGGAATCAAGTACGACCTGACGGCCAATACGAGATCAGATGAACCGACCTCCTTCTGGCCCTTTTTCAAAATCAAGGCAAAGGCCCTCGTAGGCAAGCTGCCGCAGCTCTTTGAGCTTCTGACAGAAATCCTTACGGAAAGCCGCTTCGATGACAAAAAGCGTGTGAAGGAACTCGTTGTACAGGCGATTTCATCCATAGAGATGTCCATGCTTCGGTCATCACAGCAGGTGATGGCAGGCCGCCTCGCTTCCTACATCTTGCCTTCCGCCGCCTATAACGAAGCGGGAGGACTTCCGTTCTATAAGTTCCTTAAGGAGCTTAACGAGAATTTTGACAGTCGCTTTGATGAACTCCGTGATAAACTTACGAATCTGCTGCCGCTCATCTTTCATCAAGAAAATCTCATGTACGGTGTGACGCTTCGAGAGAAGTATTATGAATCGTTCCTGCGTGCAGCGAAGCCCTTTCAAGAGGCGCTGCCGTCAGCGGATTACAGGGAGGCTGCATATCACTTCCCGCTGGAGGCAAAGAATGAGGGACTGACATCTTCGAGCCGCGTGCAGTATGTGGGCAAGGCGGCAAACTATCGGAAGCTCGGCTACACATACACGGGCAGCATGCGTGTCCTGGAGACAATCCTTCGCTACGATTACTTCTGGACGAAGATTCGCGTGCAGGGCGGCGCCTATGGAGCCTTTACGCAGTTTACCAAAAGCGGTATCCTGCTCTTCGGCTCCTATCGTGATCCGAACCTCACCGAGACGCTGCAGACCTTTGATGCGACGTCCGACTATCTCAAGACATTTGACGTATCCGAAAGGGAAATGGATAAGTTCGTCATCGGTACGATGAGCGGCGTGGATATGCCGCTGACACCTCAGATGCGGGGAGCAAGAGCACAAGAATCCTATCTCTTGGGTGTGACGGAAGAAGAACGGCAGAAGACACGAGACGAAATCCTGGCAGCTTGCCAAGCGGACATACGCGCACTCGCTCCCTTGGTCGAGGATTCTATGGC
- a CDS encoding pre-16S rRNA-processing nuclease YqgF codes for MMEGSYIAAIDPGREKCGFAVLRETGETVYQTVLDTSLLTKYVEEARVKYGFSTLLIGDGTTSREAQKKLPAGVDVLVVDEKHTTEEARRMYWKAHPPKGWRRLLPVTMQFPPVPVDDYVAVLLARRYIERL; via the coding sequence ATGATGGAAGGATCGTATATTGCGGCAATTGATCCCGGGAGAGAGAAATGCGGGTTTGCCGTGCTGCGAGAGACGGGAGAGACCGTATATCAGACGGTCCTGGATACCTCGCTGCTGACGAAGTATGTGGAGGAGGCGCGCGTTAAGTACGGCTTTTCCACACTGCTCATAGGGGACGGAACGACGAGCAGGGAAGCGCAAAAGAAGCTTCCGGCCGGCGTGGATGTTCTTGTCGTAGATGAAAAGCATACGACAGAGGAGGCGAGACGAATGTATTGGAAGGCGCATCCGCCGAAGGGATGGAGACGTCTTCTCCCCGTTACGATGCAGTTCCCGCCGGTGCCTGTAGATGATTATGTTGCCGTGCTGTTGGCAAGGCGCTATATAGAGCGCCTCTGA
- a CDS encoding histidine kinase translates to MNKKAEVFDAMLEEQKIESFDRSELKDSFNGVLYRTTIDVKNQYLPVFLTIDASIYSVVRIILGDRIVNDDNRAAMDKYINEINRSQKVFKYYYADDGTLFVDACIVSSDESFEPRLVQVVLEVVIEHLKKTYGDTMSIIWNVDAPESERQEEQKELD, encoded by the coding sequence ATGAATAAAAAAGCGGAAGTTTTTGACGCAATGCTTGAAGAGCAAAAGATTGAGAGCTTTGACCGATCGGAGCTGAAGGACTCGTTCAACGGAGTGCTCTATCGCACAACAATCGATGTAAAGAATCAGTATCTGCCGGTGTTTCTTACAATCGATGCCTCGATCTACAGCGTTGTGCGGATTATCTTGGGCGATCGCATCGTCAATGATGACAATCGGGCGGCGATGGACAAGTACATCAATGAAATCAATCGCAGCCAGAAGGTATTCAAATACTACTACGCGGATGACGGCACGCTGTTTGTGGATGCTTGTATTGTTTCCTCGGATGAGAGCTTTGAACCGCGTCTTGTGCAGGTGGTATTAGAGGTTGTCATTGAGCATCTCAAGAAGACGTACGGCGACACGATGTCCATTATATGGAATGTAGATGCCCCGGAATCGGAGAGACAAGAAGAGCAAAAGGAGTTGGATTAA
- a CDS encoding LptF/LptG family permease: MRVRLLDKYIFKEVFFTFLFGVCAFSAVFIGSGTLYRIARFITEYGAPITSIIKIFVYSLPGIVMYTFPMSMLLAALLTFGRLSASSEITAMRSCGISFQRIASPVLLLGLAVSIFSIAFNEYVVPWANNAYQNVVYYEIEGNTNIQSTDHIILKEIDNGEIQRLMYARRYDAETQTLQNVTLQLFEKGEVTYVENAEYAKWQGSQWTMYQGIIYEIADGNADHTMRFASQTLPVKASPRQIVREQKKPEELTMKEIRQQIGIMRSQFVDTRKMETELYQRVTIPMASLIFALIGVPLGLQPNRSSSSKGFGISLIIIFIYYVLMTMSGAIAQSGALNPAYAVWIPNLVGLIIGGYLMRNAAR; the protein is encoded by the coding sequence ATGCGCGTACGTTTGTTAGATAAATACATATTCAAGGAAGTTTTTTTTACCTTCCTTTTTGGAGTTTGCGCGTTTTCCGCTGTGTTCATCGGATCGGGGACGCTGTATCGCATTGCCCGTTTCATCACAGAATATGGTGCACCGATCACATCGATTATCAAAATCTTCGTGTACAGCCTGCCGGGTATCGTCATGTATACATTTCCCATGTCGATGCTCTTGGCGGCGCTTTTAACCTTTGGCCGCTTATCGGCAAGCAGTGAGATCACGGCGATGCGCTCCTGCGGTATCAGCTTTCAGCGCATCGCTTCGCCTGTGCTCCTGTTGGGCTTGGCGGTCAGTATTTTCTCCATTGCGTTCAATGAGTACGTCGTTCCGTGGGCGAATAACGCCTATCAAAACGTTGTTTACTACGAGATTGAGGGCAACACCAACATTCAATCCACGGATCATATCATCTTGAAAGAAATCGATAATGGTGAGATACAGCGTCTGATGTATGCGCGCCGCTATGATGCGGAGACGCAGACGCTGCAGAATGTCACCCTTCAGCTCTTTGAAAAGGGCGAGGTGACTTACGTCGAAAATGCGGAATACGCGAAATGGCAGGGCAGCCAGTGGACGATGTATCAGGGGATTATCTACGAGATCGCCGACGGCAACGCCGATCATACGATGCGCTTCGCGTCGCAGACACTGCCTGTCAAGGCAAGTCCCAGGCAGATTGTACGTGAGCAGAAGAAGCCCGAAGAGCTGACAATGAAGGAGATTCGTCAGCAGATCGGCATCATGCGCTCGCAGTTTGTCGATACGCGCAAGATGGAGACGGAGCTGTATCAGCGCGTGACGATTCCGATGGCAAGCTTGATCTTTGCTCTGATCGGGGTGCCGTTGGGGCTGCAGCCGAATCGAAGCAGCTCTTCGAAGGGCTTCGGTATCAGCCTGATCATTATCTTTATCTACTATGTCTTGATGACGATGTCCGGTGCAATCGCACAGAGCGGCGCGCTCAATCCTGCTTATGCCGTATGGATTCCGAATCTGGTCGGCTTGATTATCGGCGGCTACCTGATGCGAAATGCGGCACGATAG
- the lptC gene encoding LPS export ABC transporter periplasmic protein LptC — protein MSKQGKILALLGGVLFLGVLLWAVFSVPEPPDEGAARADRIMHYDTNTIHAEKDGKTTWHLVAKDMEMDIDTNDATFGEIEGVFYGEEGKELHLKAPSGSYNAKTHNLHLEGGITVESSDGMHLTSEGLDWNETESLLAAVGNAQLVHAEKDLIATGDRIESRDAFTKFAAKGNGDTKAEIRKGSAGN, from the coding sequence ATGAGCAAACAAGGAAAAATCCTTGCACTGTTGGGTGGTGTATTATTCCTCGGAGTGCTTCTGTGGGCGGTGTTTTCTGTCCCGGAGCCTCCTGACGAAGGCGCTGCGAGAGCGGATCGTATTATGCACTATGATACGAATACGATTCATGCGGAAAAAGATGGGAAAACGACATGGCATCTCGTCGCGAAAGATATGGAGATGGACATCGATACAAATGATGCCACCTTCGGCGAAATCGAAGGCGTGTTTTACGGAGAAGAGGGGAAAGAACTGCATCTAAAAGCGCCCAGCGGGTCCTACAATGCGAAAACGCACAATCTGCATCTGGAGGGCGGCATCACGGTGGAGTCAAGCGACGGAATGCACCTGACGAGTGAGGGGCTGGACTGGAATGAGACGGAGTCGCTCTTAGCCGCTGTTGGAAATGCGCAGCTCGTGCATGCGGAAAAAGATCTCATAGCGACAGGCGATCGCATTGAGAGCAGGGATGCGTTTACGAAATTTGCCGCCAAGGGGAATGGCGATACGAAAGCAGAGATACGAAAAGGGAGTGCAGGGAATTGA
- a CDS encoding MraY family glycosyltransferase encodes MPDYVVTFLLAAAAAVALTPIVIYVAGKTGALDAPDARKVHKKPIPRIGGLAIYAGFLLAMLYYLCFETVPEESANDLVGLLTGGSLIVLLGLIDDYKNLPAKVKLLGQIVCASVLVLGFDVRIDFITDPFGDYFYLELFAIPATIFWIVGLTNTVNLIDGLDGLASGVSMIAALTICLVALQQDALFIAVLTASLAGSALGFLFYNFNPARIFMGDTGSMFLGYILAGISVIGAVKSAATIALIVPILALGLPILDTTFAIVRRYRGGVPIFKPDKGHLHHRLLNLGFTQRQAVLLMYVISALLGLSAVALTEVSGAVSILIIVAVVFAVIYGVRKLGILRLTEPPGRTGTK; translated from the coding sequence ATGCCGGATTATGTCGTGACGTTTTTGTTGGCGGCTGCAGCTGCGGTCGCTTTGACACCTATCGTCATTTATGTTGCAGGGAAAACGGGAGCGCTGGATGCGCCGGACGCCAGAAAGGTACATAAAAAACCGATTCCTCGTATTGGAGGACTGGCAATCTATGCGGGCTTTTTGCTTGCGATGCTTTACTATCTCTGCTTTGAGACGGTTCCGGAAGAGTCGGCAAATGATCTTGTGGGGCTTTTGACGGGCGGTTCACTTATCGTCTTGCTGGGGCTGATCGATGATTATAAGAATTTGCCTGCGAAGGTCAAGCTGCTTGGGCAGATCGTGTGCGCGTCAGTTTTGGTGTTGGGTTTTGATGTACGCATTGACTTTATCACGGACCCCTTTGGCGATTATTTCTACCTGGAGCTCTTTGCGATACCCGCGACCATCTTTTGGATTGTCGGGCTGACGAATACGGTCAATCTCATCGACGGACTGGATGGGTTGGCCTCCGGCGTATCCATGATTGCGGCGCTGACAATCTGTCTTGTAGCGTTACAGCAGGATGCGCTCTTTATTGCCGTCCTGACGGCTTCCTTAGCCGGTTCCGCACTTGGTTTTTTGTTCTATAATTTCAACCCCGCGCGCATCTTCATGGGCGATACGGGAAGTATGTTCCTCGGCTATATCTTAGCGGGTATCTCCGTCATCGGCGCCGTTAAGAGCGCAGCGACGATTGCGCTGATCGTGCCCATTCTTGCGCTCGGACTCCCGATCCTCGATACGACATTCGCTATTGTTCGCCGCTATCGCGGAGGAGTGCCGATTTTCAAGCCGGACAAGGGCCATCTTCACCATCGTTTGCTGAACCTTGGATTTACGCAGCGACAGGCGGTACTCTTGATGTATGTCATCAGCGCGCTTTTGGGGCTTTCTGCCGTTGCCTTGACAGAGGTGTCGGGAGCCGTATCCATTCTCATCATTGTTGCCGTTGTCTTTGCCGTTATCTATGGTGTTCGAAAGCTGGGGATTCTGCGCCTTACAGAACCGCCCGGCAGGACAGGAACAAAATAG